A region of Rickettsiales bacterium DNA encodes the following proteins:
- a CDS encoding Rrf2 family transcriptional regulator, with protein sequence MILTTKARYAVMAMVDLALAELEKPQSLPDIAERQELPLSYLEQLFPKLRKAGLVKSVRGPGGGYVLTKAVNDVTILAIVEAVDESLQMTRCDGDPKSGCMIKTSRCLTHSLWKGLGTQISEYLGSVTLGSLTQGSRTLAQLNEECA encoded by the coding sequence ATGATTCTAACGACCAAAGCAAGGTATGCCGTTATGGCGATGGTAGATTTAGCGCTCGCTGAATTAGAGAAGCCGCAAAGCTTGCCTGATATTGCTGAACGTCAGGAGTTGCCGCTGTCTTATCTGGAGCAACTCTTTCCTAAACTTCGTAAGGCAGGTTTAGTGAAATCCGTTCGTGGCCCCGGTGGCGGCTATGTGCTGACTAAGGCTGTGAATGACGTGACAATCCTTGCTATCGTTGAAGCGGTTGATGAATCGCTGCAAATGACACGCTGCGATGGTGACCCAAAAAGTGGCTGCATGATCAAAACCTCACGCTGCTTAACCCATTCACTCTGGAAAGGCTTAGGCACACAAATTAGCGAATATTTAGGTAGCGTAACGCTTGGTAGTCTAACGCAAGGCTCGCGCACTCTAGCGCAGTTGAATGAGGAGTGTGCCTAA
- a CDS encoding cysteine desulfurase family protein → MKPPIYMDYNATSPVLPQVRERMGELDALPLNASSIHAMGRKAKQVLEDSRTTIANYISAWPDEVIFTANGTEANNLALKGIEGRSLMVAATEHSSIIEIAKAATGTMILPVEENGLLNIGTLEKALQGCESALVSVMLVNNETGLIQPIREIAALVHKYGGLMHTDAVQAVGKLTFDFTTLGVDMLTIAAHKVGGPVGVGALIVKNDVKLNSQMLGGGQEKRRRAGTENIAAVAGFAALIDNLPDLSNLMPLREKLETEIFAISPTSRLISKGAGRVANTISIITPSLSSELQLMHLDLAGICVSAGSACSSGRIEASHVLQAMGYSKEESSSAIRISMGWATTEVELDAFIAAWRKLVENYSQPAVALPKRLA, encoded by the coding sequence ATGAAGCCTCCCATCTACATGGATTATAACGCCACTTCGCCGGTCTTACCGCAGGTGCGCGAACGGATGGGTGAGCTAGATGCACTACCGCTTAACGCCTCTTCGATCCACGCTATGGGGCGCAAGGCGAAGCAGGTACTTGAAGATTCACGCACGACAATCGCGAATTATATTTCTGCATGGCCAGATGAAGTGATCTTCACGGCAAATGGTACAGAAGCGAATAACCTCGCGCTTAAAGGCATAGAGGGGCGCAGCTTGATGGTGGCTGCGACCGAGCATTCATCGATCATTGAGATTGCGAAAGCAGCGACAGGAACTATGATTCTGCCCGTTGAAGAGAATGGCTTGCTTAATATAGGCACGCTTGAGAAGGCGCTTCAGGGGTGTGAGAGTGCTTTAGTCTCTGTCATGCTGGTCAATAACGAGACAGGCCTTATTCAGCCTATCCGTGAAATTGCGGCACTCGTGCATAAATATGGCGGGCTTATGCATACGGATGCAGTGCAGGCGGTCGGTAAGCTCACTTTTGACTTTACGACGCTAGGCGTCGATATGCTGACCATTGCCGCGCATAAAGTCGGCGGACCTGTCGGCGTGGGTGCGCTTATTGTGAAGAACGACGTGAAGCTCAATTCACAAATGCTGGGGGGCGGACAAGAAAAACGCCGCCGTGCTGGAACTGAGAATATCGCGGCGGTTGCTGGCTTTGCGGCGCTTATCGATAATTTACCTGATCTATCAAATCTTATGCCGTTACGTGAAAAACTAGAGACTGAGATATTTGCGATTTCTCCAACCTCACGCCTGATTTCTAAGGGCGCAGGTAGGGTGGCGAATACGATTTCGATCATTACTCCCAGCTTATCGAGCGAGTTGCAATTGATGCATTTGGATTTAGCAGGAATCTGCGTAAGCGCCGGTTCTGCCTGTTCTTCTGGCCGTATTGAAGCGAGCCATGTGCTGCAAGCGATGGGTTATAGCAAAGAAGAGTCCTCCTCGGCTATCCGTATCTCTATGGGGTGGGCGACGACTGAAGTAGAGCTGGATGCATTTATCGCAGCATGGAGGAAGTTAGTTGAGAACTACTCGCAACCCGCCGTAGCCCTGCCGAAAAGACTTGCATAA
- a CDS encoding IscS subfamily cysteine desulfurase, whose amino-acid sequence MPKSGDIRFPIYLDNQATTPMDPRVMEKMMPYFMEKFGNPHSRSHAYGWETEAAIEIAREEVAKLINANPKEIVFTSGATESNNIAIKGVAEFYGAKKKHIITAQTEHKCVLESCRQLEQKGFEITYLPVQTNGLIDLEALKAALREDTLLVSIMMVNNEIGVIQPVTEIGALCRANGTLFHTDAAQSFGKIPIDIEAMNIDMMSISGHKIYGPKGVGALYVRRRPRVRIKSILSGGGQERGFRSGTLPTPMVVGLGEAARIAGEEMEKDTAHVKALSDHFMKEILDNIKDVFLNGDREARIPGNLNISFAYIEGESMIMALKELAVSSGSACTSASLEPSYVLRAIGVGEDLAHTSIRFGFGRFTTREEVDYAVELIKKSINHLREMSPLWEMAQEGIDISKIEWAAH is encoded by the coding sequence ATGCCCAAATCAGGCGATATTCGTTTCCCAATTTACTTGGATAATCAGGCGACTACGCCAATGGATCCGCGCGTTATGGAAAAAATGATGCCGTACTTCATGGAAAAATTTGGTAATCCGCATTCACGTAGCCACGCTTACGGTTGGGAAACCGAAGCGGCAATTGAAATTGCACGCGAAGAAGTAGCGAAGTTGATTAACGCAAATCCGAAGGAAATCGTATTTACTTCCGGCGCGACCGAATCAAACAACATCGCCATTAAAGGCGTCGCTGAGTTTTACGGCGCGAAGAAGAAACATATAATCACGGCGCAAACCGAGCATAAATGTGTGCTTGAAAGCTGCCGCCAGCTAGAACAAAAAGGTTTTGAGATTACGTATCTTCCTGTGCAAACCAATGGTTTGATTGATCTAGAGGCTCTGAAAGCTGCTTTGCGCGAAGATACACTTCTCGTTTCCATCATGATGGTGAATAACGAAATTGGTGTGATTCAACCGGTAACCGAGATTGGCGCGTTATGTCGTGCTAATGGTACTTTGTTCCATACGGATGCTGCACAATCTTTCGGTAAAATTCCGATTGATATTGAAGCGATGAACATCGATATGATGTCTATTTCAGGTCATAAAATTTATGGTCCTAAGGGGGTTGGTGCGCTTTATGTGCGCCGTCGTCCGCGTGTTCGTATTAAGTCTATCCTTTCTGGAGGCGGGCAGGAGCGTGGCTTCCGTTCTGGTACGTTGCCAACACCGATGGTGGTGGGGCTCGGCGAAGCGGCACGTATCGCTGGTGAAGAGATGGAAAAAGATACCGCTCACGTTAAAGCGCTATCCGATCACTTCATGAAAGAGATTCTGGATAACATTAAAGATGTGTTCCTTAACGGTGATCGCGAAGCACGGATCCCCGGTAACTTGAATATCAGTTTCGCTTACATTGAAGGTGAATCTATGATTATGGCGCTTAAAGAACTTGCAGTGTCATCCGGCTCGGCTTGTACTTCAGCATCATTGGAGCCTTCTTATGTGTTGCGTGCAATTGGTGTCGGCGAAGATTTAGCCCATACTTCTATCCGTTTTGGCTTCGGGCGCTTTACGACCCGCGAAGAAGTAGATTATGCAGTAGAATTAATTAAGAAAAGCATTAACCACTTGCGCGAAATGAGCCCCCTATGGGAAATGGCGCAAGAAGGTATCGATATATCAAAAATTGAGTGGGCGGCACATTAG